In a genomic window of Telopea speciosissima isolate NSW1024214 ecotype Mountain lineage chromosome 5, Tspe_v1, whole genome shotgun sequence:
- the LOC122663338 gene encoding putative disease resistance protein At3g14460, whose product MGLRDITLISSPLLQILQRLEMSLTMLKDAELQKLGDPAKQKDEALDIINSIYDNSVALSNISLQLETIGKLVRSASSEQMVQMGEIEKAGESDKDPLLPVHTHHEIVQSKPGKEQVSAMDTKINEGSTSEVANSFNNLPQHLKRRVIYTCILFLEDYEFEEDTLIQLSPTVIENYEPTYRVHKDVYEVIKQCCPDHEYAILMEEGEPNNMSPVTLHSTLLLGDKIFYLDMKIFERFYEAELLRTLKLQNECGSPINHVSHNCFVKLRFLRVLGLSSTEIKDLPTSVCNLRHLRYIDVSNTRIKKLPESVSKLCNLETLKLRDCSDPVALPKEMSTLINLQHLDLDGTHQLTSMPPRMGKLTNLQKLSKFIVGSAEGFRIEELKCMKKLRGSICIAKMENVTEDQANEFKLNYKVAIQKQEFQWSSSSQTTGMVLRAFQTGYPGTVSTDFKLST is encoded by the exons ATGGGGCTTCGGGATATCaccctcatttcttctccactcCTTCAGATTCTACAGAGGTTAGAGATGTCCCTGACCATGCTCAAAGATGCAGAGCTTCAGAAATTGGGAGATCCAGCAAAACAGAA AGATGAGGCACTTGATATCATAAACTCAATCTATGATAATTCAGTTGCACTAAGCAACATCTCATTGCAATTGGAAACCATTGGAAAGCTTGTTAGATCTGCATCTTCTGAACAAATGGTCCAAATGGGTGAAATTGAAAAGGCAGGGGAATCAGATAAGGACCCACTTCTTCCTGTTCATACTCATCATGAGATTGTACAGTCCAAGCCTGGAAAAGAACAAGTGTCAGCCATGGACACCAAGATCAATGAAGGATCAACTTCTGAAGTTGCTAACAGCTTTAACAATCTACCTCAACATCTAAAGAGACGTGTTATCTACACTTGCATTctatttcttgaagattatgaaTTTGAGGAGGATACATTGATCCA aTTGTCACCTACTGTCATTGAAAATTATGAGCCAACATACAGAGTTCATAAGGATGTCTATGAGGTAATAAAACAATGTTGTCCAGATCATGAATATGCTATATTAATGGAGGAAGGTGAACCAAATAACATGTCTCCAGTGACTCTGCATTCTACGTTGCTGCTTGGTGACAAAATTTTCTACTTGGATATGAAAATATTTGAAAGGTTTTATGAAGCAGAGTTGTTGCGCACTCTTAAATTGCAGAATGAGTGTGGAAGCCCCATCAACCATGTTTCTCACAATTGCTTTGtgaaattgagattcttacGAGTGTTGGGTTTGAGTTCTACAGAAATCAAGGATTTGCCAACCTCTGTTTGCAACTTGAGACATTTACGGTACATTGATGTCTCCAACACCCGAATCAAAAAGTTACCAGAGTCAGTGAGTAAACTCTGTAATCTAGAAACATTGAAGCTTAGAGATTGCTCAGACCCTGTTGCATTACCCAAAGAAATGAGTACACTTATTAATCTTCAACATCTTGATCTGGATGGAACGCATCAATTGACTTCCATGCCTCCAAGAATGGGGAAATTAACTAATTTACAAAAACTGAGCAAATTCATTGTGGGAAGCGCAGAAGGATTTCGAATTGAAGAGCTGAAATGCATGAAGAAGCTTAGAGGATCAATTTGCATAGCAAAGATGGAGAATGTTACCGAAGATCAGGCTAAtgaatttaaattaaattataagGTTGCAATTCAAAAACAGGAGTTCCAATGGAGTTCTTCTTCACAGACTACAG GTATGGTGCTGAGAGCTTTCCAAACTGGTTATCCTGGAACGGTTTCTACGGACTTCAAGTTATCCACCTAA